One segment of Mycobacterium spongiae DNA contains the following:
- a CDS encoding threonine/serine ThrE exporter family protein has translation MSDFWDAVLRWSWSLRKQVPEALPGGGSRGDADVAAMLREIGIALLEVEQPTQVVAARLVRIAANYTDEPVRVMTLPTGLVVQVGNIGYEVEVSSAYTLQLDLAGRIDDITDLAEFGAITPADAVEAIAVARKMRPRFGVVTTVVGYGLTTVGFGMVINPTWAALPGYLFLGLVVGAITMLGRPFPSLNPVLPTLSAFVVTILATWFVAEVANDGLLRVITPALVAVLPGMALTIGAMELASSEILAGASRLVYGLTQLALLAFGVALGIHIAGRLPPQPPSPAMGPWALYAAIVVIAVGLYIYLSAPRSSLPWLVAAVGVALIGQQLGALAVAAPYAGAVGAMLVVPFAELASRIRTSPSAIVIILAGFWSLVPGALSFMSLGGAATGHAPNVETLGLSVHAVLSIALGTLVGFSVFHTFRGNGHRRHR, from the coding sequence ATGTCCGATTTCTGGGATGCGGTACTGCGGTGGTCGTGGTCGCTGCGCAAACAGGTTCCCGAGGCGCTGCCGGGCGGCGGCAGTCGCGGCGACGCCGACGTCGCGGCAATGCTTCGGGAAATCGGTATCGCGCTGCTCGAGGTGGAACAACCCACCCAGGTCGTCGCCGCGCGGCTGGTGCGGATCGCCGCGAACTACACCGACGAGCCCGTGCGGGTGATGACGTTACCGACCGGGCTGGTGGTGCAGGTCGGCAATATCGGCTACGAGGTGGAGGTATCCAGCGCCTACACGCTGCAGCTCGACCTCGCAGGACGCATCGATGACATCACTGATCTCGCCGAGTTCGGTGCGATTACCCCCGCCGACGCTGTCGAGGCAATCGCCGTGGCCCGGAAGATGCGTCCTCGTTTCGGTGTGGTGACGACAGTCGTGGGCTACGGCCTTACAACCGTCGGCTTCGGCATGGTGATCAACCCGACCTGGGCGGCGTTGCCCGGCTACCTTTTCCTCGGCTTGGTGGTCGGCGCGATCACCATGCTCGGTCGACCATTCCCGTCGCTGAACCCGGTGCTGCCGACGCTGTCGGCATTCGTTGTCACCATCTTGGCGACGTGGTTCGTTGCCGAAGTCGCCAACGATGGCTTGTTACGCGTGATCACCCCCGCGCTCGTGGCCGTGCTGCCTGGGATGGCATTGACAATCGGTGCCATGGAGCTGGCGAGTTCGGAGATCCTCGCGGGCGCCAGTCGGCTGGTGTACGGGCTTACCCAACTGGCACTTCTGGCGTTCGGAGTGGCGCTGGGCATCCACATCGCGGGTAGGTTGCCACCCCAACCGCCGTCGCCGGCGATGGGCCCGTGGGCGCTCTACGCGGCCATTGTGGTGATCGCCGTCGGGCTCTACATCTATTTGTCCGCACCCCGCAGCTCACTGCCCTGGCTGGTTGCGGCGGTCGGCGTCGCGCTCATCGGCCAGCAACTCGGCGCACTAGCCGTAGCGGCGCCCTATGCCGGTGCCGTCGGCGCAATGCTCGTTGTGCCCTTCGCCGAGCTGGCGTCACGTATCCGCACATCGCCGTCGGCGATCGTGATAATTCTTGCTGGCTTCTGGTCATTGGTTCCCGGGGCGTTGAGCTTCATGTCGCTCGGTGGGGCCGCCACCGGTCACGCGCCGAACGTCGAGACACTGGGACTAAGCGTCCATGCGGTCCTGTCCATCGCACTCGGAACGCTGGTCGGCTTCAGTGTTTTCCACACGTTCAGGGGCAACGGGCATCGAAGACACCGTTAG
- a CDS encoding adenylate/guanylate cyclase domain-containing protein, translated as MAQVPRTHYTQCGGMDIAYQVFGDGPIDLLVLAGPSIPIDSVDAEPSMYHFHRRLASFSRVIRLDHRGIGMSSRAPSTDVLGPTFWAEDVIAVMDAVGCEQATIFAPVFTAMTGLVLAADYPARVRSLVIVNGMARMLWAPDYPAGAEISSTSPFTTEAIEPDALERGFDTLKIIAPSVAADDAFRTWWDLAGNRAMSPSVARAVNTIVGRADVRDRLASVIAPTLVLHRDSSTFLPVGHGRYLAEHIAGSRYLELPGADTLYWAGDTATLLNEIEEFITGVRGGFEAERVLTTIAFTDIVGSTERAAALGDHRWRDLLDNHDSIVRHELERFRGREVNTAGDGFVATFTSPSVAIDCANAILDAVRPLGIEVRVGIHAGEVEMRGADVAGMAVHICARVAALAKPSEVLVSSTVREIVSGSQRTFAEAGEHELKGVPGRWRLHTVVAEPASRTAPLPR; from the coding sequence GTGGCGCAGGTTCCACGGACGCATTACACCCAGTGCGGCGGCATGGACATCGCTTACCAGGTGTTTGGTGATGGCCCAATCGATCTGCTGGTGCTGGCGGGCCCATCGATCCCGATCGATTCAGTCGACGCCGAGCCGTCGATGTACCACTTCCATCGACGGCTCGCGTCTTTCAGCCGGGTAATCCGGCTCGATCACCGCGGAATCGGCATGTCGTCACGCGCCCCTTCCACCGACGTGCTTGGGCCGACATTCTGGGCCGAAGACGTGATCGCGGTGATGGATGCGGTGGGATGCGAGCAGGCCACGATCTTCGCGCCGGTTTTCACCGCGATGACGGGCCTGGTCCTGGCCGCCGACTACCCAGCCCGGGTGCGCAGCCTGGTGATTGTCAACGGCATGGCACGGATGCTGTGGGCACCCGACTATCCGGCGGGCGCCGAGATCAGCTCGACCAGTCCGTTCACCACGGAGGCGATCGAGCCGGATGCACTCGAACGGGGATTCGACACACTCAAGATCATTGCCCCAAGCGTCGCCGCCGACGACGCATTTCGTACCTGGTGGGATCTCGCGGGCAACCGCGCGATGTCGCCGAGCGTAGCCCGGGCGGTCAACACGATCGTGGGACGGGCCGATGTGCGCGACCGGCTCGCCAGCGTCATCGCGCCGACGTTGGTCCTGCATCGCGACAGCTCGACTTTCCTGCCGGTCGGACATGGTCGTTACCTCGCTGAGCACATCGCGGGATCGCGCTACCTCGAGCTGCCGGGGGCAGACACGCTGTACTGGGCGGGCGACACCGCTACGTTGCTCAACGAGATCGAGGAGTTCATTACCGGGGTACGTGGCGGGTTCGAGGCCGAGCGGGTGCTGACTACGATCGCGTTCACCGATATCGTCGGCTCCACCGAGCGCGCTGCGGCGCTCGGCGATCACCGGTGGCGCGACCTTCTCGACAACCACGACAGCATCGTCCGCCACGAACTGGAACGGTTCCGCGGTCGCGAAGTCAACACCGCCGGCGACGGGTTCGTTGCCACCTTCACCAGCCCCAGCGTCGCGATTGACTGTGCGAACGCCATCCTCGACGCGGTCCGCCCCCTTGGCATCGAGGTGCGCGTGGGCATCCACGCCGGCGAGGTCGAGATGCGCGGAGCCGATGTCGCCGGCATGGCGGTGCACATCTGCGCGCGCGTGGCGGCGCTGGCAAAACCGAGTGAGGTGTTGGTGTCCTCGACGGTCCGCGAGATCGTTAGCGGATCGCAGCGTACGTTCGCCGAGGCCGGCGAGCACGAGCTCAAAGGTGTGCCCGGTCGCTGGCGCCTTCACACGGTTGTGGCCGAGCCGGCCTCGCGTACGGCTCCACTCCCGCGGTAG